Within the Hevea brasiliensis isolate MT/VB/25A 57/8 chromosome 2, ASM3005281v1, whole genome shotgun sequence genome, the region aaaataaataaaaattgaacTCAATAGTGCTGGTGCCAATGGTCCTCAGCTGGAAACCCATCAAGGAATTGTTTTTAGAAAGGTTGTTTTTAGAAAGGTCCATCACCTTCTTGTACGTACGAAATGCCATACAAATAGGTGACCCTTTGAAGTGTAAATTAAATATCTGTGAGCACTGATCATGGTTCTTTTCTTTTTCGAAATGCCAGTTCTTACCAAGGGAAAAAAAATAGGCAACAATTTTGACATTTTCCTACTGGTAATTTTCTTTAATGTTAGGAAAGGATCATCGCAGGACTCGAGTGGCAAATGCTTATTTCTCACTATTCATGGCAGTTGGTAATATTCTTGGCTATGCGACTGGAGCATTCAGTAATTGGTTTAAGGTTTTCCCATTTACTGTTACTTCTGCATGTAACGCTGACTGTGCCAATCTCAAGTCTGCATTCTATCTTGACATTGTTTTCATGGTAATTACTACATATCTAAGCATCACAGCAGCTCAAGAATCACCTCTAGGTTTGTCCGACAGATCAACACCTATTGCTGCAGATGTGTCAGGACAGTCGAGCCATGCACAAGAGGCTTTTCTATGGGAGCTATTCGGGACATTTAGATATTTTCCATGGCCTGTGTGGACAATATTGTTAGTTACTGCTCTAAATTGGATTGGTTGGTTTCCATTTCTTCTCTTTGATACTGATTGGATGGGTCGAGAAATCTATGGTGGCAAGCCAAATGAAGGACAGAACTATAATATTGGGGTCAGAACGGGTGCTTTTGCTCTGATGTTGAATTCAGTTTTTCTTGGAATAACATCTGTGCTCATGGAGAAGCTCTGCAGGAAGTGGGGAGCTGGTTTCATATGGGGAATTTCAAACATACTGATGGCTCTTTGCTTTCTTGCAATGCTTATAACCTCCTATGTTGCGAACCATATTGGCTATTTAGGTCATGATCTACCACCAAATGGCATTGTAATTACAGCAGTTGTGATTTTTGCAGTTCTTGGTGTTCCGTTGGCGGTAAGCTGCTGACTTTCTCCTACTCCCAGTCTATGTGGTCTTCAATTAAACCTTTTCTGGTATAAATAGATTTGGAGCTGAATGAATAATAAAGTTCATggcttaaaatttattttggactCTAAAATGTCAAATGCACTGCACTTCACAGTCATAGCTTTTAATGAATTTGAATTGGAAGTTGTTGATCTTCTTAGCTAGTGGCATAAATTATGGACTACCTTATCATCTGATGCCTCAAATGTGCACTTCTAACCTGCAGCCTTGAAATTGAAGGCAACAAAAGAAAGAAtgaatgaaagaaataaagatgtTAGGACATCCATTTGGCTTGGGAATTCCTCTATTAGAAATTAGAAATAGCCCCAAATTATAGTCGGTTCCAACCATGCTTGCAGACAAGGGATGGCAAGATTGGTTGGTCTTATTTGCATTCTTGTCCAAATATTTCCTGTGTAATTATTAGAAGAAAACTTATGTTACAGAATATTTCATTGCAGATCACTTATAGTGTGCCGTATGCCTTGATATCCTCACGGATTGAACCTTTGGGACTTGGTCAAGGTTGGAATTTTTTATGGTTTCTATTTCAAAGTCTTCTTTTGTTTCTAGCTTTTTCTCTTTTGGCAGTTTACCTGCTTTTGTCTTGATGACGCTTTCTTGCAGGTTTATCAATGGGTGTTTTAAATTTGGCAATTGTAACTCCACaggttttttttttcccttgcatttttctttgtaaatttttatatttactctcctctctctctctctcattgtgTGATGTAGAACAAATAAAGAACAAGGACCAATCCTTGAGAAAGAGAACTAATACTCAGAAATTATATTAATCTCAAATAAATGTTATAACAAagctaaaaataattaaaacaacTAGGCCTATATATAGTGTTTGTATAAACATaactgtttaattaggaattaagGATCTCAATCTGTCCAGGAATTAAGAATCCCAAAACGCTAATCCAATTAGGAATATACAATAAAAAGTCCCTACAAATTCCTATTTCTATATTTTTTCCTAAAATAGGTTTGTGGTCAAATCCTTACGATTAGGAGACGAATCTGCATCATTCCATCTTAGTTGAAAAGAACTCAAGTCCATGGAGTTAGATTTGCAAATAAGCATCCAAGAGAGAAGGATCCAAAGTCTGAAATTCCTCGTGTGATCCAAGTGGTATCAAAATCAAGACGGCCTTGCCACTTGACAAGAAATCTACGAAATCCACCTTGCGAGGAAGTACGAACTCATCATCAAGCACAGCATTAATGACATCTTTAGACTGAGGAAGTGATGTTTACTTTGGCACAAGCTGACTTGTAGAAACACTAGAAGGCAAAGTAGGAGGCTTAAAGGTGCCTTGATTAGGTGACAAATCCTCCACATTGAAAACAAGACTAATATTCTTATCCTTAGGTAAGTCAAATAAATATGCATTAGATCCAAATTTTTGCAAAATGGAGAAAGGGCCAATGGCTCAAGCATTGTGCTTCTTTAAAGAATTTTTAGGAAATCTTGCAGGACGAACATGAATCATGACATAATTACCAACATTGAATTATTTATTCATACAATGCAATTCAATGGCAAGTTTATAATTTTCATTACTGAAAGCAAATTTTCACTTAATCTCAGCATGCAAATCATTAATATGCTGAGCAAAAGATTTAGTAGGTTGTGACATATGAATATCAGGTGGACGAGGAACTAGGTCAACTGGGTTAAGGGGAAATAGCCATGAACAGGTCAACTGGGTTAGGTGGGAATAGCCATGAACAAGCTCAAAGGGCTTTTACCTGAGTAATGATTTACTgaattgttgtaggcaaactctgcAATAGAAAGAATCAAATCGTAATTACCTTGCTTCTCACCTACTAGACACCAAAGTAAATCATCAAAGCTATGATTCACAACTTCAGTTTAACtatttgtttgagggtgaaaaGTTAAGAAAATTTCAATGTAGTGGTAAACAACTTCCAGAGTTTCTTCCAAAAATAACTAGCAAACTTGACATCCCTATTTGACATTATCGAGAAAGGTAAGCATTGCAATTTGACAACTTTCCTAATGACCAATGCAGCTATATATGAAGCATCACATGTCTTAGTGCATGGAATGAAATATGCCACCTTAGAAAACCTATCAACTACCCCTAAGAATAATGCCCTCAAGCTATTTTAGGTAACCCAAGAATAAAATCCATGCTCACATCTTTCCAAGGGGTATGTGGAATAGGAAGAGAAATGTATAAACTAGTGTTATGCTTCTTAGGCTTAGCTAACTGGCATATGTGACACTGTGAGATGATCCTAGCAACATCTCTCTTGAATGATGGCTAATAGAACTTGTCTTTAGCAAGAGCAATGGTCTTATCCTTTCCAAAATGTCCTGTTAATCTACCTGCATGCAATTCCCAAACTAAAAATTCTCTAAGTATAAGGAATGCACAATTTAGTAGCTTTAAACAAATAACCATCATGAATAACAAACTCAACAAAACCATGATGATTCCTTGTTCTCTCTTCTTGAAAATTAAACCAAAATTAGGACAAGTatcatattcacttttcagtctatCAAACCTAATGACATGTGCACTCATTTCATGAAAACTGTTGCCATATGACTAA harbors:
- the LOC110659312 gene encoding sucrose transport protein SUC4, with product MAIPQAESHRARARPPVVRRVPLRQLLRVTSVAGGIQFGWALQLSLLTPYVQELGIPHKWASIIWLCGPLSGLVVQPLVGHMSDRCNSRFGRRRPFIFAGAGLICFAVLIIGHSADIGWLLGDRGNTRPRAIGVFVFGFWILDVANNMTQGPCRALLADLTGKDHRRTRVANAYFSLFMAVGNILGYATGAFSNWFKVFPFTVTSACNADCANLKSAFYLDIVFMVITTYLSITAAQESPLGLSDRSTPIAADVSGQSSHAQEAFLWELFGTFRYFPWPVWTILLVTALNWIGWFPFLLFDTDWMGREIYGGKPNEGQNYNIGVRTGAFALMLNSVFLGITSVLMEKLCRKWGAGFIWGISNILMALCFLAMLITSYVANHIGYLGHDLPPNGIVITAVVIFAVLGVPLAITYSVPYALISSRIEPLGLGQGLSMGVLNLAIVTPQVIVSLGSGPWDQLFGGGNSPAFAVGALAAFAGGVVAILGIPRSGAPKPRAPP